Below is a genomic region from Candidatus Paceibacterota bacterium.
AAAGATCCTACTGATAATTCGGAAGAAGGTTATAAAAAATTAAAAGAATTATTAAAAAACTGGGACGATTTTGTAATAAACATTGATTTTGATTATTTTTTTGAATTTTTAAAGGGCAGAAAAGCATATATAAAAAAGTTTTTTAATTTAATAAAAAGAAATCAGAAGAAAATAAAATTAATGACTATTGCATTAACGCCTTGTCAAGAAACCAGATGGAAGGAATCGGAAGATGTATTAATAATTTTTAATAAGGTATTTGATTTAAAAATAAAGTTTAATTGTACTATTATCTCAATCATAGAGTACTGATCAAATCTAAAAAACAAAAACAAAAGCGCGTACGCGGGATTGATGAGGTATTAGAAACTTTACGATCTTACGCCGGAAGAGATAGGTATTGTGGAAAATTCGGACAGATAAATTTTCGTGTGAAAATAGTGTTTAAAAAAGTAGAATAAATTTATGGAACAAGAAATTATATTAAATTTACTGAGCATATTAAAAGAAAAAGGATCAGAGGTGCCGTATGTTGAAGCGAAAGATTCCCTTGTCGATAGAGAAAAGATTGGCGAAACGCTTTCTGCTTTGAGTAATTCTGCGAGTTACCACGATCAAAAATATGGGTATATGATTTGGGGACTCAAAGATAAGACCTGGGATATTGTTGGAACTAAATTTGATTTAGCGACAGCATCTCAGAAAAATAATAGTCTTATTTATCCTCAAATAATTCAGGCGTTTAATTATAAGCCGGAAATATTACTCCAAGAATTTTTTATTAATGGAGGGCGTTTATTTGTGGCAAGAATTAAAAATTGCGGAAATCAACCACTCTATTTTGCGAAAATAGCTTATATCAGAAATGGAGAAGCTAATGGAAAACTTATGGATTATCCTCTTATTTCCAGAACAATATCCAATAAAAGCGTGGATTGGAGCGGTGTAGTTCCTGATGGTTCATCTTTGGATTGGATAGATCAAAGAGCTTTTGATTATATTCGCCAGAAATTTTTTGAGATACCAGAAAACAAGAAAAAACAATTGAATAATGTACAACTATTAAATGCATTATCACTAATAGATTTAGACAATAAACCGAATAATACATGTCTTTTATTCATCGGCAATCCAGTTATTGCTAAAAATATTTTTGGAGATAGAAATAAAATAACATGGACTTACAGAGATGAACTGAATGGTATCGAAGAACGATTATCTTTTGATGATGAAAATCGTCCGTTTATTTTTGGAATTCAAACTGTGTTGGATAAAATTAACAAGTTCAATACGACATTGCAGGATTTGGATTTATTCAGAAATGATGTTTTTCAATATGATTACAAGGTAATTGAGGAAATGATTATTAACGCTGTGGTGCATAGGGATTGGAATATAAATTTATGGATTGAGGTGGTTCAGACCCCAATAAGTTTGGAAATTAGAAATCCAGGAAAATTTCGAGCAGATCTTGATATGGTTTTGTCGGAAAATAAAAGACCGGAGTATCTCAATCCAAATCTTGCGGATTTTGCAAAGGCAATGCATTTAATGGAGAAAGAAGGTGGAGGATTAAAAAAGTCGTATGTTGCTCAAGGCAGAAAAGGGTTAAGTATAAAGCATCGATTTGATAATGAAAGTGACACGCCTCGCGTTGATTTTATATTAAGTGGAAAGGTAAAGGATACCGCCTTTGCTCGTTTTATGTTTGTCTCAAAAAATTTATCTCAAGATCAGGTAGTTATTTTAGATAAAATAAATTCCGGAAGAAATATTCTTCATAAGGATGTGAGTGATGATGAATATGAGTTGGTGAAAAATTTTGTGACAAAAAGGGGTCAAGGAGGCATAAGTCTCAAAATTAACGAGCATTTTTTAAGGAAATCAAAGAAGTACATGGATGATTTTTCCAATACACATGCCAGCCAAAAAACCTCAAGGGAAATGATATTGGATTACGCGAAAAAGAATACTGAATTTACTACAGCAGAGATTTATGGAATATTGAGTGGAAAAACAAAAGAATGGGTTAGATATTCACTTATGGAAATGGTGCAGGATGGTCATTTGGATCGAATTAAAAGAGGTATATATAAGTTCGTTAATACTAAACAGACTAAACTAAAAAATGACTAAAATTGAGGCATGTTTTATATAAAAAGGCTTAGAATAGATATTTCATACCATACAAACTAACAACGCTATAAATCTTTTATGATTCATAAAATTGAAACTAAAGAAGAAAAACTTAGAACCTTAAGAGATTTTGACAACTGGTGGGGTGGTGGGGGAAATATTGAATAAGTTAAATTGTATATTTTCAAATCCAATGTCTCTAAAGATCAATTTGATCAAATCAAAATCAATCCTCGCTAAATCCGGATTGCCGGGTGCGGATTGGGTGATAAATTCAAAAAATATTTACGACTACCTCATTCGCGCGAATGGTGGAATGATGTAGAGTGCAATTATATAATAAAAGTTCAAATAGAAATATAAAAAAAGAGCGTTTAAGCTCTAGGCGAATAATGCTTTTGAAGTATTCATATGTTCTGATATGGTTTTTTCCAGATCCGGATCTCCGCGATAGAGCCGTACGATTGTCAGCTGTTCACTTTGTGCGGTTTCGATCAAGTGATCTGTCGGAAATCCCAAATGGTACAGGGCTATGCCTGTATGTATCGCGCCTCCCAGCCGTCCGCCGTAGAAAAGTTTTATGAACCGTTCCAGGTCTTCTTTTGATATCCAGCAATTCGGATATCTTTGTTTTTTTATTCTTTCCAGAATTTCCAGATTTGGCGGCTGAAGTATGCCGGATTCGTGGATCGTGTTTATTTCAGATAAGATCTCGGGGGGTATGAGCGGATTTTTTTCGATCTCGATTTCTATTTCCGATCGGAGCTCAAGCCGGAGCTGCGCAAGTTCTCGGTTTAAAGCGCTTTCCGGATCGATCTTGTCTTCGAGAAGATGGTCGAATCCACTTATAAATCTTTTCGCTTCGCTCCTATTAAAAATGAACATTCCCTTCAAATTATCTATCTGGCATAAAACCGTTTTGGTTTGGCGGTAGATCACCGTGGAAAGCCTGTTGGCGTGGCTGCTTTGGCAACCATAATATTTTCTTTCTTCGTAGGAAAGACAACTTGATCCGACGCTTTCCAGGTGGGTCCGATTTCCCCATTCCCATGGAACGCATTCATGCGGATTTGAGGTTGAAAGAGCGATCGACTCTTCAAGATCAAAGGGTCCGATCACACCAAAATCTTTTGACATGTTTTGCCTCCGCTTGTTTTAGGTCAATATACTTTCGATCTCCTATTCTGTCAATATTCGTTCGGTTCTGCCGGGACCATGAACAGAAGTGCAAAAAAGATCATTGGCGGGAGATTCAGGAAAATGTTTATGACAGCGACAATGCGGATAAAAAAAAGTCCCGTTTTTTTCAGGACTTATGATGCAGCGTTTCAATGATTATGTTTGAACATAAACAATTTTCTCTATCTTCAGCCGGTTTGCTTCATTCTTGTAGACCTCATTTATTATGTCTGAACCTGTGCAGAAAATCGCTTTGTCTGTATGTTCTCCTCTATCATGTTCCGCTTCAATTAAAACCGAATTGTCTGTTGTTATGAAATGCAACTCCGGAAGGTCCGAGGAATAATATATTCTGATATTTTTTTCTGTCGATTTAAGCAGGTTTATATCCTCAATATTCAAGATCGGTTTTGTGCCGCAGACTATGATCGTTATTTCACTGGCGCCGGAGGCTCTTATTGCATCGGCGATTGTTTTATTGTTCCAGACCGGAAAGCAATTCTCATTTCCGACTATGTGAATCGATTCTCTGGCTTCGACGATCAGCTTGCTTATTATGCGGATATACTCCTCTTGCGCCTTGCTCTCATCGATCTTCCTCTCAAAAGTGAACCATTGCGGAGCTTTGAGCCAATCAAACACTTTATTGATGAGCTTCATGAAAATCGGTTCATCTTTTGGCCTGAATTTCCTGACAGTTTTCAGATCTTTGTTTTCCATTTATAACACCTCTCATAACTCAAGTTTTACAAAGTTCAATTACGTAAGCCGTATGCTTTGATCCGGCTTTCTTTTGATATAAAGTTAATTGAATGGCGGCATTTTGTCAATTCATATCTTTTTTACCATGTATCCGTCTTTCAGCTTGAAGCCGAGCTTTCTGTAATAATTCCTGACACCCACGCCGCTTATGACGGCGATCTTTTTCAATCCAAATTCTTTTTTGGCGATCCTTTCCGCTTCCAGCATTAATTTCTTCCCAAGCCCTGTGTGCTGGGGGGATCTTTTGCTTTTTGCGCTCACCGCGACCAGCTTTCCGTATGTATGCACCTCGCGTATGATCGCGGAATCTTTGAGGGCGGGGAAAGCGGGCTTGTTCTCGTGATCGTTTATTCTCAGCCTTAGCATCGAATAGAGATTTTTCCTGCTATTATCTTCGAAACTCAGGAATATTTCTTTTCCCTGCGATGCTTCGTAGTCTTGGCGGAGTAGATGCAATTCGACATTCCCAACCCCCCTCGATCCCCCCTTATCAAGGGGGACAAAATTATTTCTTATCTCTCTGCATCTTATGCATTTGCATCGCCAATTTTCTTCTCCCGATCTTTTTTCCAGAACTTGCCTCAGATTGGAGATCTTATTTCCTGCGACGATGCTGGTTGAGGGGATATCGCGGATGACCCTGGTGATGCGGACGTAATATGGAATATTCTTTTTTACTTCCATAAGCAGATCCAGAAGTTTTTTATCTGAATATGGTTTATATTTTCCATTTTTCCACCATTTATAGATCTCGGCGTTTTTCACGACGACGCACGGGTATATCTTTATGATATCCGGCTGGAAATCCGGATTGGAAAAAATTTCCTCGAACATTTGCAGATCTCTTTTGAAGTTCGATCCGGGAAGATTGGGCATCATGTGATAATTTATCTTGAATCCGGAATCTTTCAATAATTTTGTCGCCTTGATCACTTCAGCTCTTCCATGTCCGCGTTTGTTTAATTTCAGGACGTCGTCATATATGCTCTGAACGCCAAGTTCAACGCGTGTTGCGCCGAGTTTTCTCATTCTGATAATCTCTTTTTCATCGATATAATCCGGTCTGGTTTCAAGCGTCAGTCCGACAATTCTGTGTTTGGACTTCTCATTCCGCTTCTGCAAAGCTTCTAAATGATTTTCCTTTATTTTGATTTTTTCATTTTTCATTTTTAATTTTCCATCGTTGCATGCCCTGAAGCATTCCGAAACGAACCATTCCTGGTATTTTTCCGGCAGGTATGAAAAAGTTCCGCCCATGACTATGAGCTCAACTTTGTCCGTTTCGTGTCCGGTTACGTTCAGTGACCTGATCCTTGCGCTGACTTGCCCGTAGGGGTCAAAGCCGGTCAGGATCGCGCGCATGACCGCAGGTTCATTGGAGAGATAGCTCTTTGGCATGTTTTTTTCGCTCGGGCAATAGACGCAGGATCCCGGGCATGGATAGGGCTTGGTGAGAACTGCGATGACCGCCACCCCGGAAGACGTCCTGATGTCTTTTGTCGTCAGGACCTTTTCGATCGCCTTATTTTCTTTTATCTTGCCGTTTTTTAGCATCGCTCGGTAGGTTCTCAGAAGCTCTATATTCGTGGGGCACGGAAGTTTATGGATTTTCGACGCTTTTCTTTTCAGTTGGGAAAGATGGTCGGAAAGATTCCCCGTTCTTTTGGGCGATATTCTTCGGGAAAGGTCGTTTATTATGTATTCATTTATCATGGTGTACCGATGTTTATTATATTCATATTTTATGGTATAATAAAAATAACATAATAAGTTTAGTTGTGGCAAGTTAGATCAATCTAAACTGTTTTGAGGTGTAAACATAATTTTTCAAAATGATAGCGGAGTATTTCGTAAATCTGCCATTCGGTCTCATAAAAGGAGTATTGAATTTCTTCTATATTTGGTATGTCCAGGGAACGATAGATTTTTGGAACAAAGAAGCGGCATTCCTCAGGGGAGTGGAACGCGATGTAGGGTTCATCGTGCACATAAAGCACATCACGGAGCCGTTGTTTGGCGATTATGATCTTACGGGGCGGGCCATAGGCTTCTTTTTCAGGATAGGTTTCATATTGTTCGGTTTTCTGGTAACTGCTACATCGGTTGTTTTTGTTGTGTGTCTGTACCTTGTTTGGATAATCGTTCCGCCGATAACTTTTTGGATGACATTCGTCAATCTGTACTATCTTTTTTAGGATATTCATATCAAAATTAAATGGCTTTAGAAAAAAAAGAAACAAAAGAAAAAAAGGAGAAAAAGATTCCCATTGAATTGCTGGAGTGTTCCGATTGCAAGGGGAACAAGGTAACCGAAAATCAAGTTGATTGTCCGACGTGCAACGGCTTGGGCGTTTTTTTGCGGGTTGGAAAAGGAGCCGTATATTACTGGTCGCATGACATATCGGGCATATCCCCGATGCTCCGTAAGGCGGTGAACATTATTCCGATGGTGTTGAAAATGGTCATTATTTTTGCATCCATCGCATACTTTCTGCTCGGAATGTCTTTCGTTGTCCGGATGAATCCGCATTTTCTATATATACTGCGCGATGACATTATGTCCGAAGAGACCGGCTGGATACTGACGGACTATTTTCTTGCAATATTGAAAACAATAGATCACACCGCCGGGGCTTTTAATGTGCTTTTCACTGAGAATGGTTCCGGGCCTTTGTATTTCTGGCTCTCTATTTTTGGCGCTATGGTCATTTATTATCTGCATAGGATAAGGAATGTTGCCAGAAAAGAGATCGATCCGAAGTCTCAGGACTTCGAAGTTTTCTATGAAAGAAAAGGCATGCTTCCCAAAAATCCGGTCAATGTTGCTGAATATTTTTCGCCTCTTGCTCAAAAAACACTGATCGCAACTCTTGATCTCGCACATGGCAAAAAACAAGCGCCATCCTGCTATCATCTCGCAAAAATAATAGCCGAAAATCCGCTTACCAATGCCATATTCAAAAGACTGGAAGTCGATACGAAGAAATTTGTGTCGGATATGGAAAAAATGATGGAGAGTCTACCGAAGAATGATTATTATGAGCAGGACGGTATTCTTCAGGGAACTGTCATGAGTCCGGACCTGGAAAGATTTACGCTTATTGCGTTTTGGGAAACTATGATCGTAGGCCTTCCTCAGGTTGAGCCCGAGAGCCTTTTTCTTTCTATCTTGAGCGATGATAGTATAAAGAAATATTTCAATGATATGAAGATCGAGGTGGATGACATCAGAAATACGGTGGTTTGGGTGAAAGGCTGGTCGGGAATAAGAGTTGCCCTGAAGAGGCCGCGGAGGGTCAAGCATGTTGTCATGAACAGGGCTTGGACTTCGAGGGTGACGCCTGAACTGGATAAATTCAGCTACGACCTCACCGATCATGCGAGGGTAGGGCTTATCGGATATGTTGTAGACAGGGACAAAGAACTCGATAATCTCATGAGAATATTGGAAAGGACAAGCCAGAACAATGCTCTTCTCATCGGCGAGCAGGGGTGCGGCAGGACATCGATCGTAAAGAAGCTGGCTACGAGGATGGTGAAAGACCAGGTTCTTCCGACGTTGAAGGACAAGAGGCTTGTGGTATTGGATATCGGAGCTCTTGTTTCCGGAGCGAAAGCGGGCGGGGACCTGGAGCAAAGAATAAGAAAGCTTCTTGAGGACATGGGAAAGAGCGGAAATATAATTCTTTATATTCCCGATATACATAATATGGCGGCGGCGGGATCCGGCCAGGGTTTTGATGCGTCAAAGGTCCTGTCACCGATCCTTGCGCAGGGAATTTTCCAGATCATCGGTTCGACCGATTACAGGAATTATCATAAATATATCGAACCGAGGGCGGATTTTGCCAATAATTTCGATATGATAAAGGTTGAGGAGCTGGACGAAAAGAACACCATGGAAGTGCTCGCACTGCAGGCCAAGATAATCGAAGCGAGAGAAGGGATCGTCATGACCTATGGCGCGATAAAAAAAGCCACGGAACTTTCAAAAAGATACATTACCGATCGTTTGCTTCCGGGAAAGGCCATAGATCTTCTCAGCGAGACGGCTGTCGAGGTGAGGCGCCGCGGACCGGGCTCGATTTTGAGGGATAAAGATATCATGGAAGTCATAACCGACAAGACCGGAATACCGCTTACGGATATAAATGCGACCGAAGCCGAAAAGCTGCTAGGTCTTGAAGAAAAAC
It encodes:
- a CDS encoding RNA-binding domain-containing protein; the protein is MEQEIILNLLSILKEKGSEVPYVEAKDSLVDREKIGETLSALSNSASYHDQKYGYMIWGLKDKTWDIVGTKFDLATASQKNNSLIYPQIIQAFNYKPEILLQEFFINGGRLFVARIKNCGNQPLYFAKIAYIRNGEANGKLMDYPLISRTISNKSVDWSGVVPDGSSLDWIDQRAFDYIRQKFFEIPENKKKQLNNVQLLNALSLIDLDNKPNNTCLLFIGNPVIAKNIFGDRNKITWTYRDELNGIEERLSFDDENRPFIFGIQTVLDKINKFNTTLQDLDLFRNDVFQYDYKVIEEMIINAVVHRDWNINLWIEVVQTPISLEIRNPGKFRADLDMVLSENKRPEYLNPNLADFAKAMHLMEKEGGGLKKSYVAQGRKGLSIKHRFDNESDTPRVDFILSGKVKDTAFARFMFVSKNLSQDQVVILDKINSGRNILHKDVSDDEYELVKNFVTKRGQGGISLKINEHFLRKSKKYMDDFSNTHASQKTSREMILDYAKKNTEFTTAEIYGILSGKTKEWVRYSLMEMVQDGHLDRIKRGIYKFVNTKQTKLKND
- a CDS encoding tRNA uridine(34) 5-carboxymethylaminomethyl modification radical SAM/GNAT enzyme Elp3, whose product is MINEYIINDLSRRISPKRTGNLSDHLSQLKRKASKIHKLPCPTNIELLRTYRAMLKNGKIKENKAIEKVLTTKDIRTSSGVAVIAVLTKPYPCPGSCVYCPSEKNMPKSYLSNEPAVMRAILTGFDPYGQVSARIRSLNVTGHETDKVELIVMGGTFSYLPEKYQEWFVSECFRACNDGKLKMKNEKIKIKENHLEALQKRNEKSKHRIVGLTLETRPDYIDEKEIIRMRKLGATRVELGVQSIYDDVLKLNKRGHGRAEVIKATKLLKDSGFKINYHMMPNLPGSNFKRDLQMFEEIFSNPDFQPDIIKIYPCVVVKNAEIYKWWKNGKYKPYSDKKLLDLLMEVKKNIPYYVRITRVIRDIPSTSIVAGNKISNLRQVLEKRSGEENWRCKCIRCREIRNNFVPLDKGGSRGVGNVELHLLRQDYEASQGKEIFLSFEDNSRKNLYSMLRLRINDHENKPAFPALKDSAIIREVHTYGKLVAVSAKSKRSPQHTGLGKKLMLEAERIAKKEFGLKKIAVISGVGVRNYYRKLGFKLKDGYMVKKI
- a CDS encoding ATP-dependent Clp protease ATP-binding subunit, whose product is MALEKKETKEKKEKKIPIELLECSDCKGNKVTENQVDCPTCNGLGVFLRVGKGAVYYWSHDISGISPMLRKAVNIIPMVLKMVIIFASIAYFLLGMSFVVRMNPHFLYILRDDIMSEETGWILTDYFLAILKTIDHTAGAFNVLFTENGSGPLYFWLSIFGAMVIYYLHRIRNVARKEIDPKSQDFEVFYERKGMLPKNPVNVAEYFSPLAQKTLIATLDLAHGKKQAPSCYHLAKIIAENPLTNAIFKRLEVDTKKFVSDMEKMMESLPKNDYYEQDGILQGTVMSPDLERFTLIAFWETMIVGLPQVEPESLFLSILSDDSIKKYFNDMKIEVDDIRNTVVWVKGWSGIRVALKRPRRVKHVVMNRAWTSRVTPELDKFSYDLTDHARVGLIGYVVDRDKELDNLMRILERTSQNNALLIGEQGCGRTSIVKKLATRMVKDQVLPTLKDKRLVVLDIGALVSGAKAGGDLEQRIRKLLEDMGKSGNIILYIPDIHNMAAAGSGQGFDASKVLSPILAQGIFQIIGSTDYRNYHKYIEPRADFANNFDMIKVEELDEKNTMEVLALQAKIIEAREGIVMTYGAIKKATELSKRYITDRLLPGKAIDLLSETAVEVRRRGPGSILRDKDIMEVITDKTGIPLTDINATEAEKLLGLEEKLHGRVIGQSDAVKAVASAIRRVRVGIKQENRPIGTFLFLGPTGVGKTELAKALAEAYYGDDSAMIRLDMSEYQTVGSVEKLIGSSSDLTEASSGGILTEAVKRKPFSLILLDELEKADKNVLNLFLQVFDDGRLTDNLGRTVDFTNSIIIATSNAGSKVISKIVVDEGSSNERMLQMLEPYLLQYFAPEFLNRFTARIIFRSLSREDVVFITKLQLDGLAKRLEKAQGIKFIASLEAIAKLSTAGYSPEYGARFLQRTIQEKVENLIAVKFLKGEIRRGDVFEIKEQDV